The proteins below are encoded in one region of Flavobacterium nackdongense:
- a CDS encoding glycoside hydrolase family 88 protein, translating to MKKIVSLDVESNRKHYNSIMRRFYIILFYGLLLFFHPNAFAQQRLDEATIQKRLNTRFEKLLEYPIDSLGFPRSMSVKTGLIKKVPSKDWTSGFYVGNLWQLYIITGDTRYKEYASQWNPYLEKEKFNGKTHDMGFKIYCSYGKGYEITQSEAYKKIIIKSAQTLSTRFSNKVGSLKSWDNRDRWEFPVIIDNMMNLELLFEASKLTGDDSYRKIAIQHANTTLKNHFRKDNSCYHVLGYDSISGKVISKNTHQGYSDASSWARGQAWAVYGFTMAYRYTMDKSYLKQAEATAQFFINHKNLPVDGIPYWDFDVPNIPNTYRDASAAAIMASALIELYSVTKNEMYLNYSNKVIQSLSSDKYLLHKSVKGPFILDHCTGDWSKKLELDEPIVYGDYYFLETLIRKKALK from the coding sequence ATGAAGAAAATCGTTTCTTTAGATGTAGAATCGAACCGCAAACATTATAATTCAATTATGAGAAGATTTTATATTATCCTTTTTTATGGGCTGCTACTTTTTTTCCATCCTAATGCCTTTGCACAGCAGCGGCTTGATGAGGCAACGATTCAAAAAAGACTCAATACCCGATTTGAAAAGCTTTTAGAATATCCTATTGACTCCCTTGGATTTCCAAGAAGTATGTCCGTCAAAACTGGGCTAATTAAAAAAGTGCCGTCAAAGGATTGGACCAGTGGTTTTTATGTGGGCAATTTGTGGCAATTGTACATCATTACTGGCGATACGAGATATAAAGAATATGCTAGCCAATGGAATCCCTATTTGGAAAAAGAAAAATTTAACGGAAAAACTCACGATATGGGTTTTAAGATTTATTGCAGCTACGGAAAAGGATATGAAATCACCCAATCCGAGGCCTATAAAAAAATAATCATAAAAAGTGCCCAGACGCTCAGCACTAGATTCAGTAATAAAGTAGGTTCCTTAAAATCTTGGGACAATAGAGACCGATGGGAATTTCCGGTGATCATCGATAATATGATGAATTTGGAATTGCTTTTTGAAGCTTCAAAGCTGACAGGGGATGATTCCTATAGAAAAATTGCCATTCAACACGCCAATACAACACTAAAAAATCATTTCCGAAAAGACAATAGTTGCTATCACGTACTAGGTTACGATTCTATTTCGGGTAAAGTGATTAGTAAAAACACGCATCAAGGGTATAGTGATGCATCTTCATGGGCTAGAGGACAGGCTTGGGCAGTTTACGGATTTACAATGGCTTATCGCTATACAATGGATAAATCTTACTTAAAACAAGCCGAAGCCACGGCTCAGTTTTTTATCAATCATAAAAATTTGCCCGTAGATGGAATTCCCTACTGGGATTTTGATGTGCCCAATATTCCGAATACCTACAGAGATGCTTCTGCGGCAGCGATAATGGCTTCGGCGCTTATAGAACTTTATTCGGTTACCAAAAATGAAATGTATTTGAATTACTCCAACAAAGTAATTCAATCGTTAAGTTCAGATAAATATCTTTTACATAAATCTGTAAAAGGACCATTTATTTTGGATCATTGCACAGGCGATTGGTCCAAAAAACTAGAGTTAGATGAGCCTATTGTTTACGGGGATTATTATTTTTTGGAAACATTAATTAGAAAAAAAGCGCTTAAATAA
- a CDS encoding glycoside hydrolase family 2 protein → MKKINFKNRCALFVVYSLFGFGVLQAQNTTDLVRTKTNLNADWQYVANDTKKITDIAQIANWTQLNLPHTWNSEDATDAEPGYRRSASWYKKNLAIPTIDKNKVYQLYFEGANITTKVYVNGSEVGEHVGGYIGFTFDITKFIKAGNNEILVRVDNSYNIEIIPSQKSDFFIYGGITRDVWLLSMAKNHIEKIKITTPKVAAKSAALVVKTFVENPQGNTYSAQLKNPEGKVVATQKGMLSGSETAIKFNDIKNPELWDIESPNLYTISVSMLEKGKIIDKIEDKVGFRWFEFKENGPFYLNGKRVLIRGTHRHEEHAGVGAAVSNEQHRKDMESIKEMGANFVRLAHYPQDPEIYKACDELGLLVWDELPWCRGGVGNQVWKTNAKNLLSEMIKQNYNHPSIIIWSLGNEMNWLPDFPDGDNTEKMTTFLKELNSLSHQLDPSRKTAIRKYEEGARIVDVFSPSIWSGWYSGSYKSYKKAVDKYKQDYKHFIHAEYGGDSQVGRHSENPITGEGQIKVEGWEEAIVQGKGANIAQIGDWSESYIVDLFNWHLHISENDPMFVGNIQWAFKDFGTPLRPEDDIPYMNQKGLVDRNGNPKDAYYVFKSYWSEKPFAYIESHTWTERQGPKDLARVLNVFSNCPKVEFFHNGVSLGEKQRDLKAYPACGLTWNVNFSEGKNTFVAVGTTKDGKKVTDTIDVNYRFTKNGPAVGLVLSSKKMKNGNYLVTALAVDKNNLRCLDYEERVYFQCLSGGQTLKNQGTPTGSESIKMSNGKAAIEVIPDTKSDSIEMTILNQNFKGEYLKFKK, encoded by the coding sequence ATGAAGAAAATAAATTTCAAGAACAGATGTGCACTATTTGTTGTGTATAGTTTATTTGGTTTTGGCGTCCTTCAAGCACAAAATACAACGGATTTAGTCCGAACCAAAACCAATCTCAATGCCGATTGGCAATATGTGGCAAACGATACAAAAAAAATTACTGATATCGCTCAGATAGCCAATTGGACGCAACTCAATTTGCCTCATACTTGGAACAGTGAGGATGCAACAGATGCTGAGCCGGGCTATCGCAGAAGCGCGAGTTGGTATAAAAAAAACCTTGCTATTCCTACTATCGATAAGAATAAAGTCTATCAATTGTATTTTGAAGGTGCTAATATTACCACCAAAGTATATGTAAACGGCAGCGAAGTAGGCGAGCACGTTGGCGGATATATAGGTTTTACTTTCGACATTACAAAATTTATCAAAGCTGGAAACAATGAAATTTTAGTTCGTGTTGACAATAGTTACAACATCGAAATCATTCCCTCCCAAAAAAGCGATTTCTTTATTTATGGTGGTATTACCAGAGATGTTTGGTTATTATCTATGGCAAAGAACCATATTGAAAAAATCAAAATTACCACTCCAAAAGTTGCCGCAAAATCAGCTGCATTGGTTGTAAAAACATTTGTTGAAAATCCGCAAGGAAATACCTATTCTGCTCAATTGAAAAATCCAGAAGGAAAAGTGGTTGCCACCCAAAAAGGGATGCTATCAGGTTCAGAAACAGCAATAAAATTCAATGATATCAAGAATCCAGAATTATGGGATATTGAATCGCCAAACCTTTATACTATTAGTGTTTCAATGCTAGAAAAAGGGAAAATCATCGATAAAATAGAAGACAAAGTCGGTTTCCGATGGTTCGAATTCAAAGAAAACGGTCCTTTTTATCTCAACGGAAAACGTGTCTTGATTCGCGGAACGCACCGTCACGAAGAGCATGCGGGAGTCGGAGCAGCCGTTTCGAATGAGCAACATCGAAAAGATATGGAATCCATAAAAGAAATGGGCGCCAACTTTGTTCGATTGGCGCATTATCCTCAAGATCCTGAAATTTATAAAGCTTGTGACGAATTGGGATTATTGGTTTGGGACGAATTGCCTTGGTGTCGCGGCGGTGTTGGAAACCAAGTTTGGAAAACCAATGCTAAAAATTTACTGAGCGAAATGATCAAGCAAAATTACAATCATCCGTCCATTATTATCTGGTCGCTGGGTAATGAAATGAATTGGTTGCCTGATTTTCCCGATGGAGATAATACCGAAAAAATGACAACTTTTCTGAAAGAGTTGAATAGTTTGTCGCATCAATTGGATCCCAGCCGTAAAACAGCCATCCGAAAATACGAAGAAGGGGCTCGAATTGTAGATGTGTTTTCACCTTCCATTTGGTCAGGATGGTATTCCGGAAGTTATAAAAGTTATAAAAAAGCGGTTGACAAATACAAACAAGATTACAAACATTTTATCCACGCAGAATACGGTGGTGATAGTCAGGTGGGGCGTCACTCGGAGAATCCGATTACGGGCGAAGGGCAAATAAAGGTCGAAGGTTGGGAGGAAGCAATCGTACAAGGCAAAGGGGCTAATATCGCTCAAATAGGCGATTGGAGCGAAAGTTATATTGTAGATTTATTCAATTGGCATTTGCACATATCTGAAAACGACCCCATGTTTGTCGGAAATATTCAATGGGCTTTCAAGGATTTCGGAACGCCTTTACGACCTGAAGATGACATCCCATATATGAATCAAAAAGGTTTGGTAGATCGAAACGGAAACCCTAAAGATGCCTATTATGTTTTCAAAAGTTATTGGAGCGAGAAACCATTTGCTTACATTGAATCGCATACTTGGACAGAGAGACAAGGGCCTAAAGATTTGGCTCGCGTTTTGAATGTTTTTAGTAATTGTCCAAAAGTAGAGTTTTTTCATAACGGAGTTTCGCTAGGCGAAAAGCAAAGAGATCTGAAAGCCTATCCAGCTTGTGGTTTGACGTGGAATGTAAATTTCTCTGAAGGAAAAAATACTTTTGTTGCAGTTGGAACCACCAAAGATGGTAAAAAAGTAACCGATACTATTGATGTAAATTATCGCTTTACTAAAAATGGACCCGCTGTGGGATTAGTACTTTCTTCTAAAAAAATGAAAAACGGAAATTATTTGGTTACCGCTCTAGCTGTTGATAAAAATAATTTACGCTGTTTAGATTATGAAGAGCGTGTTTATTTTCAATGTCTATCGGGTGGTCAAACCTTGAAAAACCAAGGAACGCCAACAGGAAGCGAATCGATTAAAATGTCCAACGGAAAAGCTGCCATTGAAGTAATCCCAGACACCAAAAGTGATTCAATTGAAATGACTATTTTGAATCAAAATTTCAAAGGGGAGTATTTAAAGTTTAAAAAATAA
- a CDS encoding alginate lyase family protein — protein sequence MLKRKQIGILVVIGITFIGCSSAKMALDLNAIEKPRVLKKAELYFNAEPITVTSSFCSRSAGTIHDFYSEGDYWWPDPQNSTGPYIRKDGMTNPNNFTAHREAMIRLSQISGALGSAYILTKDKKYADQLAIHLRAWFINENTKMNPNLLYAQAIKGVATGRGIGIIDTIHLIEVVKAIQAIEDSRSLSATELATIKLWFSSYLKWMTTHEYGIAERDNGNNHSVCWALQVAAFASLTNDTETMNFCRNFYKNTLLPNQMAKDGSFPLELQRTKPYGYSLFNLDAMASICQILSTKEDNLFAYTTKDKQNIALGLQFMVPYIENKSLWPYPKDVMYWDEWPVRQSSLLFGGLALKKDKYIDLWKSLNGDFTNPEVIRNMPVRYPILWLIK from the coding sequence ATGTTAAAAAGGAAACAAATTGGTATTTTGGTAGTTATTGGAATCACATTTATTGGTTGTTCCAGTGCTAAAATGGCTCTTGACCTTAATGCAATTGAAAAGCCTCGAGTTTTAAAAAAAGCGGAACTGTATTTTAATGCAGAACCTATCACGGTGACTTCCAGTTTTTGTAGCAGAAGCGCGGGAACTATTCACGATTTTTATTCAGAAGGCGATTATTGGTGGCCTGATCCGCAAAATTCAACAGGACCATACATCCGCAAAGACGGAATGACCAATCCGAATAATTTCACAGCACATCGTGAAGCTATGATACGGTTAAGTCAAATTTCAGGCGCTTTAGGTTCAGCCTATATTTTAACAAAAGATAAGAAATATGCAGATCAATTAGCGATTCATTTGCGAGCTTGGTTTATCAATGAAAACACAAAAATGAATCCCAATTTATTGTATGCCCAAGCCATAAAAGGGGTGGCAACAGGTCGCGGTATAGGAATTATCGACACGATTCATTTGATAGAAGTAGTCAAAGCCATTCAAGCTATAGAGGATTCAAGGTCGCTTTCTGCTACTGAATTAGCCACTATAAAATTGTGGTTTTCAAGTTATTTGAAATGGATGACAACACACGAATATGGCATAGCCGAGCGGGATAATGGCAACAATCATAGTGTCTGTTGGGCGTTACAAGTAGCTGCTTTTGCTAGTTTGACAAATGACACGGAGACAATGAATTTTTGTAGAAATTTTTATAAAAACACGCTTTTACCCAATCAAATGGCGAAAGACGGTAGTTTTCCTTTGGAATTGCAACGTACAAAACCGTATGGATATTCTTTATTTAACTTAGATGCTATGGCAAGTATTTGTCAAATTCTATCGACAAAAGAGGATAACCTTTTTGCTTATACCACAAAAGACAAGCAGAATATAGCTTTAGGATTGCAATTTATGGTTCCATACATAGAGAACAAATCATTATGGCCTTATCCAAAAGATGTTATGTATTGGGATGAATGGCCAGTAAGACAATCAAGTTTGCTATTTGGAGGATTAGCTTTGAAAAAGGATAAATACATCGATTTGTGGAAATCATTAAATGGTGATTTTACCAATCCAGAAGTGATTCGGAATATGCCCGTTAGGTATCCGATTTTATGGTTGATTAAATAA